From one Lotus japonicus ecotype B-129 chromosome 3, LjGifu_v1.2 genomic stretch:
- the LOC130747714 gene encoding uncharacterized protein LOC130747714 — translation MRGCALPLTKLTPPSPPHLANNGINSFPFPILPTQPPLFPSHSLTIHTPNPNTHFSSSTSTSFSSYHHQQQQLQQPDDEDDEESFQVLTSLRSDYNDIMIVDTPKSRMLLLDSSHNVHSILYKDKKWTDSYWDEFASLPAIVPKGPIAILGLGGGTAAHLMLDLWPSLHLEGWEIDDILIDKARDYFGLSDLEKTTEDGGILNVHIGDVFIPSEDLHRRYAGIVVDLFSDGKVLPQLEEVSAWLELNERLMANGRFMVNCGGIDGGSSIMDGFTDPQISSSDETWLLNPAMKALSKVFPGQLSWKRMSKETGANFMALTGPLPDLNSWSASVPSPLSTSVKDWRPCELVSRI, via the exons ATGAGAGGCTGTGCATTACCTTTAACCAAATTGACACCTCCATCTCCTCCCCATTTGGCCAACAATGGCATCAACTCCTTTCCTTTTCCCATTCTTCCCACTCAACCACCATTGTTCCCATCTCACTCTCTCACCATTCACACCCCAAACCCCAACACACACTTCTCATCTTCCActtcaacttccttctcttcctACCACCACCAACAGCAACAGTTACAGCAAccagatgatgaagatgatgaagaaagcTTTCAAGTACTGACATCTCTCAGAAGCGATTACAATGACATCATGATAGTGGACACCCCAAAGTCCAGAATGCTACTCCTTGATTCATCTC ATAACGTTCACAGCATTCTTTACAAGGACAAAAAGTGGACTGATTCCTACTGG GATGAATTTGCCAGCTTGCCTGCTATTGTTCCAAAAGGTCCCATTGCTATCTTAGGTTTG GGTGGTGGAACTGCTGCTCATCTGATGCTTGACCTATGGCCTTCACTACACCTCGAAGGCTGGGAGATTGATGACATT TTGATTGATAAAGCTAGAGATTATTTTGGCTTATCCGATTTGGAGAAGACAACAGAAGATGGTGGCATTTTAAATGTTCATATAGGTGATGTCTTCATTCCTTCAGAGGATTTACACAGAAGATATGCTG GGATTGTAGTTGACTTGTTCTCTGATGGAAAAGTTTTGCCTCAGCTGGAAGAG GTTAGTGCTTGGTTGGAATTAAATGAGAGATTGATGGCGAATGGTCGATTTATGGTGAATTGTGGTGGCATTGATGGAGGGTCAAGCATCATGGATGGTTTTACTGATCCGCAAATTTCATCAAGTGATGAGACATGGTTATTAAATCCAGCAATGAAGGCATTATCCAAAGTATTTCCTGGACAA CTAAGTTGGAAGAGAATGTCAAAGGAAACAGGTGCAAATTTTATGGCACTTACAGGACCCTTGCCTGATCTGAACTCTTGGTCTGCTAGTGTCCCATCTCCTTTGAGCACAAGTGTCAAGGATTGGAGACCTTGTGAGCTGGTTTCTAGAATATGA